The following coding sequences lie in one Pseudomonas syringae CC1557 genomic window:
- the rsmD gene encoding 16S rRNA (guanine(966)-N(2))-methyltransferase RsmD produces MANPRPKGHNGLGQLRIIGGEWGSRRLTFPDAPGLRPTPDRVRETLFNWLAPYIAGARVLDVFTGSGALFFEALSRGASMGLALDSNAAAIASLRQNLNALNCTSGQVSQTDALRHLETSVATPFDLVFLDPPFHQGLLASACNLLETRGWLADNAWVYTESETPPSTLGLPGSWRLHREKKAGQVYYALWQRG; encoded by the coding sequence ATGGCCAATCCACGTCCGAAGGGCCATAACGGCCTGGGTCAGCTTCGCATCATCGGGGGAGAATGGGGCAGCCGCCGCCTGACGTTCCCGGACGCCCCCGGCCTGCGCCCGACGCCGGATCGCGTGCGCGAAACCCTGTTCAACTGGCTCGCGCCTTACATTGCCGGCGCCAGGGTACTGGACGTCTTCACCGGCAGCGGCGCGCTGTTTTTCGAGGCCCTGTCGCGGGGTGCCAGCATGGGCCTGGCGCTGGACAGCAACGCCGCTGCCATCGCCAGCCTGCGCCAGAACCTCAACGCCCTGAACTGCACCAGTGGCCAGGTTTCCCAGACCGACGCCCTGCGCCACCTGGAAACATCCGTGGCAACGCCTTTCGACCTGGTCTTCCTCGACCCGCCCTTCCATCAGGGCTTGCTGGCATCCGCCTGCAACCTGCTGGAAACCCGTGGCTGGCTGGCCGACAACGCCTGGGTCTATACCGAGAGCGAGACACCACCGTCGACCCTCGGCCTGCCCGGCAGCTGGCGCCTGCATCGCGAGAAGAAGGCGGGGCAGGTTTACTACGCGTTGTGGCAGCGGGGGTAA
- a CDS encoding M16 family metallopeptidase, translating into MIKRNASRHALLGLILAGSLGAFVAQPVLADNAAVTEPTQAAQTTPALGSNLQTLKELDGKAPARRALNIQTWKTAEGAKVLFVESRELPMFDMRLIFAAGSSQDQKSPGIALLTNAMLNEGVKGKDVSAIAQGFEGLGADFGNGSYRDMAVASLRSLSAVDKRDPALKLFGEVVGKPTFPADSLTRIKNQLIDSLESQKQSPAAIGTNELFKRLYGDHPYAHPSEGDVKSINAITLAQLKAFHAKGYAAGNAVIALVGDLSRDEAQAIAAQVSASLPKGPALAKVPVPVEPKAGPTHIEFASNQTHLMLAQLGIDRNDPDYAALTVGNSVLGGGGFGSRLMTEVREKRGLTYGVSSGFTAMQVAGPFMIGLQTRAEMSENTLKLVQDIVRDFLANGPTQKELDDVKRELTGSFPLTAASNSAIVGQLGAIGFYDLPLTYLEDYMAAAQSVTVEQVKAAMSKHLSADKMVIVTVGPTVEQKPLPAPTDTPTRQPVGVPEH; encoded by the coding sequence ATGATCAAGCGCAACGCTTCACGTCATGCGCTGCTCGGCCTGATCCTGGCCGGTTCACTCGGTGCCTTTGTCGCCCAGCCGGTGCTGGCCGATAACGCCGCTGTTACCGAGCCAACCCAGGCCGCTCAAACCACACCGGCACTGGGCAGTAACCTGCAAACCCTCAAGGAACTGGACGGCAAGGCACCGGCCCGCCGCGCGCTGAACATCCAGACCTGGAAGACCGCCGAAGGCGCCAAGGTCCTGTTCGTCGAGTCGCGCGAGCTGCCGATGTTCGACATGCGCCTGATCTTTGCCGCTGGCAGCAGCCAGGACCAGAAATCACCGGGTATCGCCCTGCTCACCAACGCCATGCTCAATGAAGGCGTGAAAGGCAAGGATGTCAGCGCCATTGCTCAGGGTTTCGAAGGCCTGGGCGCGGACTTCGGCAACGGTTCCTACCGCGACATGGCCGTTGCCTCGCTGCGCAGCCTTAGCGCGGTCGACAAGCGTGATCCGGCCTTGAAGCTGTTCGGCGAGGTGGTGGGCAAGCCCACCTTCCCTGCCGACTCGCTGACGCGCATCAAGAACCAGTTGATCGACAGCCTCGAAAGCCAGAAGCAGAGCCCGGCCGCTATCGGCACCAATGAGCTGTTCAAGCGCCTGTACGGTGATCATCCCTATGCTCACCCGAGCGAAGGTGATGTCAAGAGCATCAATGCCATTACGCTTGCTCAGCTCAAGGCCTTCCACGCCAAGGGTTATGCAGCTGGCAATGCGGTGATCGCCCTGGTCGGCGACCTGTCCCGTGACGAGGCGCAAGCCATTGCAGCCCAGGTTTCCGCCTCGCTGCCAAAAGGCCCGGCGCTGGCCAAGGTCCCCGTTCCGGTCGAACCCAAGGCCGGTCCGACGCACATCGAGTTTGCTTCTAATCAGACCCACCTGATGCTTGCGCAACTGGGCATCGACCGTAACGACCCGGATTACGCTGCACTGACCGTTGGTAACTCGGTACTCGGCGGTGGCGGTTTTGGCAGCCGACTGATGACCGAGGTGCGTGAAAAACGCGGCCTGACCTATGGCGTATCGTCCGGCTTTACCGCCATGCAGGTGGCAGGCCCATTCATGATCGGCCTGCAAACCCGTGCCGAGATGAGTGAAAACACGCTCAAACTGGTGCAGGACATCGTCCGCGACTTTCTTGCCAACGGTCCGACTCAGAAAGAGCTCGATGACGTGAAGCGCGAACTGACTGGCAGCTTCCCGCTCACCGCCGCCAGTAACTCGGCAATCGTCGGCCAGTTGGGTGCCATCGGCTTCTACGACCTGCCGCTGACGTACCTGGAAGACTACATGGCCGCCGCCCAGAGCGTGACGGTCGAACAGGTCAAGGCGGCGATGAGCAAGCATTTGAGTGCCGACAAGATGGTCATCGTCACGGTCGGCCCGACTGTCGAGCAGAAGCCATTGCCTGCACCGACCGACACACCCACCCGCCAACCTGTAGGGGTCCCGGAACACTGA
- a CDS encoding M16 family metallopeptidase, with amino-acid sequence MNALARRAAGLLLSTVCLPLTALAADPQPTHEFTLDNGLKVVVREDHRAPVVVSQIWYKVGSSYETPGQTGLSHALEHMMFKGSSKTGPGESSLILRDLGAEENAFTSDDYTAYYQVLARDRLSVALELEADRMATLKLPPDEFSREIEVIKEERRLRTDDKPMGKAFERFKAMAYPASGYHTPTIGWMADLERMKVEELRHWYESWYTPNNATLVVVGDVQPDEVKALAERFFGPIPRRDVPPSKKPLELAEPGERKITLHVKTQLPSLIYGFNVPSVATAEDPRSANALRLIAALLDGGYSARIPARLERGEELVSGASSRYDAFARGDSLFMISATPNTQKKKTLADVEAGIWRLLNDLKTKAPSAEELERVRAQVIAGVVYERDSITSQATMIGELETVGLSWKLMDNELEALQSVTPQDIQKAANTYFTRERLSVAHVLPEEKAK; translated from the coding sequence ATGAATGCTCTAGCCCGCCGCGCCGCAGGCCTGCTGCTCAGCACAGTTTGTCTGCCTTTGACTGCATTGGCTGCTGACCCGCAACCGACCCACGAATTTACCCTCGACAATGGCCTGAAGGTCGTTGTCCGTGAAGATCACCGCGCTCCCGTGGTGGTTTCCCAGATCTGGTACAAGGTCGGCTCCAGCTACGAGACGCCGGGCCAGACCGGTCTGTCCCACGCGCTTGAACACATGATGTTCAAAGGCAGCAGCAAGACCGGGCCGGGAGAATCCTCGCTGATTCTGCGCGATCTGGGCGCCGAAGAAAACGCCTTCACCAGCGATGACTACACCGCCTACTATCAGGTGCTGGCCCGTGACCGCCTGAGCGTGGCGCTGGAGCTGGAAGCCGATCGCATGGCGACGCTGAAACTGCCGCCTGACGAATTCAGTCGCGAGATCGAAGTCATCAAGGAAGAACGCCGCCTGCGCACCGATGACAAGCCGATGGGCAAGGCGTTCGAACGCTTCAAGGCGATGGCCTACCCGGCCAGCGGCTATCACACGCCAACCATTGGCTGGATGGCAGACCTGGAACGCATGAAAGTCGAAGAACTGCGCCACTGGTACGAATCCTGGTACACCCCGAACAACGCCACACTGGTGGTGGTCGGTGACGTGCAGCCGGATGAGGTCAAGGCGCTGGCAGAGCGCTTCTTCGGGCCGATCCCGCGTCGCGACGTGCCGCCTTCGAAAAAACCGCTTGAGCTGGCCGAACCCGGCGAGCGCAAGATTACCCTGCACGTCAAAACCCAGTTACCGAGCCTGATTTACGGCTTCAACGTGCCAAGCGTCGCCACTGCTGAAGATCCACGTTCGGCCAACGCCCTGCGCCTGATCGCTGCCCTGCTCGACGGTGGCTACAGCGCGCGCATTCCGGCACGACTGGAACGTGGCGAAGAGCTGGTCTCTGGCGCCTCCTCGCGCTACGACGCCTTTGCCCGCGGTGACAGCCTGTTCATGATCAGCGCCACGCCGAACACACAAAAGAAGAAGACACTGGCCGATGTCGAAGCCGGAATCTGGCGCCTGCTTAATGACCTGAAAACCAAGGCACCGTCCGCAGAAGAGCTAGAGCGTGTAAGGGCTCAAGTCATCGCCGGAGTGGTGTACGAGCGTGATTCGATCACCAGCCAGGCGACCATGATCGGCGAGCTGGAAACCGTCGGCCTGTCCTGGAAGCTGATGGACAACGAACTTGAGGCGCTGCAAAGCGTGACGCCGCAGGACATTCAGAAAGCTGCCAATACCTATTTCACCCGTGAGCGCCTCAGCGTTGCGCACGTTTTGCCTGAGGAGAAAGCCAAATGA